GTACAGCGCCGATCAGGTCCTCCGTACCGGCGATAAATCCCAGTCGCAGGGAGGCTGACAGGCTCTTGGACAGGCTGCCGATATACACCACGCGGCCCTGGTGATGGTAGCTGGCCATTGGCAGATGCGGGGCGGAGGCGTAATGATAATCGTAGTCGTAATCATCTTCTATGATGATGAAATTATATTGCTCCGACAAGGCCAGCAGCTTCATGCGCCTTTCCGGCGAAAGGGTCACCGTGGTAGGGTAGTGGTGATGCGGGATCACGTACACCGCTTTCACTTTTTTTCGTTTGCAGATGGCGCCGATCTTATCTACGTTGATGCCATGTTCATCCACCGGTACTGTTGTCACGCGCGCCCCGTTGGACGTGAAGGCCTGGTTTGCCAGGCTGTATCCCGGGGCGCCTGCCAGTACTACATCGCCGGGGGAGAGTAAGGCTTTACTCACTAAATAGATGCCCATCTGCCCACCGTTTGTTACGTAAATATTGGGTGCTGACAAATGTATACCTCTCGAATCTGCCAGGTGTGCGGCCAACGCGCGGGCCAGTCTCGATGAGCCTGCGGAGGTTCCATGATTTAACTTTTTCAGTTGATGCGGGCGGTCGGTCAGCGCCCGTAACTCGCGCAACAGGGGCTTGTATGGAGCGATGCGCGGATCTGGCAGGCCATCGTCCAGGAAGAGACCCTGTAACTTCCCTGCAGGCGGCAGGATGTTTGAAAAATGCAGCGGTACCGGCAACTTTGCCGGGTATTTGGGTGCGGTGGCTTTTTTAACGGCAACCTTTGTGATGGGCATGTCCGGGTTCACATAGTAGCCGCTTTTATTCTTTGAAGAGATCCATCCCTGGTGGATCAGCTCTTCGTAGGCCGCAGTCACCGTTTTGCGATGCAGTTGCAGCAGTTCCGCCAGCAAACGCGAGCTGGGTAGTTTGGTGCCGGGCGGTATCAAACCTTTGTTGATCAGGTGGTGTAAACCGGCAGCAAGTTGCTCGTAGCGTGGCTTTTTACCCTTCGCATCGATTTTGAGGAGCGATTTGTATGGCAGCATCTGGACTATTTGTGATCTGGTATCTGGTCCCCTAAAGTAGTCCAATTCCTGTTTACATTCGCCTAAAAAGATAGCAGATGACGAAACGGAAATTATTGGGAGATACGGATCCCGCAGCCTACGACACCATGCTCGCATTTGAACGGTACCTGGCGAAAACATCTTTAAGTAAGATACATGCAGAGCTGATTAAAATCCGTGTATCGCAGATCAACGGCTGCTCGTTCTGCATCGACAAGCACGTAAAGGACGCCCTGAAGATCGGGGAAGATCCGCGTCGCTTGTTTGTGTTATCAGCCTGGAAAGAAACTCCCTTCTTTTCAAAGGAAGAACGTGCCATTCTCGCCTTAGCGGACGCGATGACGCTGATCGCACAGCAGGGCGTGCCGGACGAAATCTACAACAACGCGCTCGACGTACTTGGACAAACTTACCTTACCGAAGTAATGATGGCCATCGTGGCCATGAACGCCTGGAACCGCATAGGCATCACCACCGGTCGCGAACCCCAATAAAAGCATATGAACACCAACATCATTTACAAAACAGGCGTATTTCCC
This genomic interval from Chitinophaga horti contains the following:
- a CDS encoding carboxymuconolactone decarboxylase family protein yields the protein MTKRKLLGDTDPAAYDTMLAFERYLAKTSLSKIHAELIKIRVSQINGCSFCIDKHVKDALKIGEDPRRLFVLSAWKETPFFSKEERAILALADAMTLIAQQGVPDEIYNNALDVLGQTYLTEVMMAIVAMNAWNRIGITTGREPQ
- a CDS encoding PLP-dependent aminotransferase family protein; amino-acid sequence: MLPYKSLLKIDAKGKKPRYEQLAAGLHHLINKGLIPPGTKLPSSRLLAELLQLHRKTVTAAYEELIHQGWISSKNKSGYYVNPDMPITKVAVKKATAPKYPAKLPVPLHFSNILPPAGKLQGLFLDDGLPDPRIAPYKPLLRELRALTDRPHQLKKLNHGTSAGSSRLARALAAHLADSRGIHLSAPNIYVTNGGQMGIYLVSKALLSPGDVVLAGAPGYSLANQAFTSNGARVTTVPVDEHGINVDKIGAICKRKKVKAVYVIPHHHYPTTVTLSPERRMKLLALSEQYNFIIIEDDYDYDYHYASAPHLPMASYHHQGRVVYIGSLSKSLSASLRLGFIAGTEDLIGAVQHFRKMVDIRSDILLENAVANLFEQGEIARHTRKANKLYKERRDYLCRLLDQHLGNIISYRVPDGGMSVWMKFPELLPVRAIGERLQQQGISFHRHMLFDEGDLNHMRLGFASLNFGEINKFLNSLPS